The Bacteroidota bacterium genome window below encodes:
- a CDS encoding Ig-like domain-containing protein: protein MKNTLTAIVALILCGISAAFALPTISINGLPTTMAVGDTIFVTASGGIGSYSWSSSNAGVTVTPFSATEANIIVYLAVANVTITATDSIGMSGSQVINTYLYATRIGSASFTDGDTVEVPVYYTCRSALLQLLSTDIHLPYDTTVFKFIGFDFSGTIINSLQPSGVFNQVFDTIKIGVATTFPLGMVTTEDVLLKLRFVSKTAVEVSQSRSLHFTQFLVNEEMNGAYADGILIVNPIPNYAPVFVNTPNDTTIKEGDIYTTLFFATDSNGHAVHYFLTMNPALTSEAAIDSITGVFTFSPSFFSANQYVFEVTADDGRGLTTLDQFTITVDNVNQNPVISTIFPDTLLFIEDQPYSFNIDATDDDGEPLKYSVIDSPNGMMIDSVTGKVNWTPDLTQAGFYNPTFKVRDTSGAYDSRYVVINVLNMNQFPVFTSVLNDTTISENQFLQYNYSASDGDNDSMSFTLLKPVAGMTISITGVLEFLPSYTQAGIETVVVMVSDSFSAVFDTAYITILNVNNPPMFTQVLNDTAIARFDTLRFQYAGVDPDSQSVTYSLFMQPVGATITSDGYLVWSPSANANGSYTFVVQISDGTAFTHDTITVRVNKFGDVSGNGTITSFDAGMVLRGQVGAITLTALQTLVGNVSGDSTISSADASLILQYVVGLINSFPGGMGKRAQSNAVLSAFTFRIAPTQVAGDYELFVSVNKPSQVFGITMSLGFDSSKVVAKSIKQTALTDSMMISSYFPKERANLALAGTKPLNTAGDIARFIFTLKDNTISPNDVLFTMKKFILNETDFTNEIPGITLGVAGTASLPLSYSLEQNYPNPFNPSTTINFQLPKESNVTITIYNMIGQEVKTLIETDQNAGYHSLLWDGTDENNSAVSSGVYFYKIIAQAQGKIVFSDTKKMMLLK from the coding sequence TTGAAAAATACGCTTACTGCAATTGTGGCTTTGATACTATGTGGAATAAGCGCCGCATTTGCTTTGCCGACTATCAGTATTAACGGGTTGCCAACAACAATGGCTGTTGGCGATACGATCTTTGTTACAGCTTCAGGAGGGATCGGTTCATACTCATGGAGTTCAAGCAATGCCGGTGTTACGGTGACACCGTTTAGTGCTACTGAAGCAAATATTATTGTCTACTTAGCTGTGGCTAATGTTACAATTACCGCAACCGATTCAATCGGTATGTCTGGAAGTCAAGTGATTAATACATATTTATATGCGACGAGGATTGGATCAGCATCGTTTACGGACGGTGATACGGTAGAAGTTCCTGTCTATTATACATGCCGATCTGCATTGTTGCAGTTGCTATCGACAGATATTCATCTTCCGTATGACACAACAGTCTTTAAGTTTATAGGATTTGATTTTTCAGGAACAATTATCAATTCACTACAGCCTTCTGGAGTGTTTAATCAAGTGTTCGATACGATAAAAATTGGAGTTGCAACAACGTTTCCACTGGGAATGGTTACAACGGAGGACGTATTATTAAAACTTCGATTCGTGTCGAAGACAGCGGTGGAGGTTTCGCAATCACGCTCACTTCATTTTACACAATTCTTGGTGAATGAAGAGATGAACGGAGCATATGCAGATGGGATTCTCATTGTCAATCCAATACCGAATTATGCTCCGGTCTTCGTAAATACTCCTAATGATACGACGATAAAAGAGGGAGATATATACACGACACTCTTTTTTGCGACAGATTCGAACGGTCATGCCGTCCATTATTTTTTAACGATGAATCCTGCACTGACTAGCGAAGCAGCAATTGATTCGATCACCGGTGTGTTTACATTTTCGCCGTCGTTCTTTAGTGCGAATCAGTATGTATTTGAAGTGACAGCAGATGATGGACGCGGACTAACAACTCTGGATCAATTTACAATCACCGTTGACAATGTAAATCAAAATCCTGTTATCTCGACAATTTTTCCCGACACATTATTATTCATTGAAGATCAACCGTATTCTTTTAATATCGATGCAACAGACGATGATGGGGAGCCGCTCAAATATTCTGTGATTGATTCTCCTAATGGGATGATGATTGATTCGGTGACCGGTAAAGTGAATTGGACTCCCGATTTAACACAGGCAGGATTTTATAATCCTACATTTAAAGTAAGGGATACGTCGGGAGCATACGACAGCAGGTACGTTGTAATTAATGTTTTGAATATGAATCAATTCCCGGTATTTACATCTGTATTGAATGATACAACAATTTCAGAAAATCAATTCCTTCAATACAATTACTCTGCAAGTGACGGGGATAATGATTCAATGTCATTTACATTGCTGAAACCTGTTGCAGGGATGACGATTTCCATCACAGGCGTATTGGAATTTCTTCCGTCGTATACACAAGCCGGAATAGAAACAGTTGTTGTGATGGTAAGCGATTCTTTTTCTGCGGTATTCGATACGGCGTATATCACGATACTTAATGTCAACAATCCTCCGATGTTTACACAAGTGCTTAATGATACAGCTATTGCTCGATTTGATACGCTGCGATTCCAATATGCAGGCGTAGATCCGGATTCGCAATCGGTCACTTATTCTTTGTTCATGCAGCCAGTGGGTGCGACAATTACTTCGGATGGTTACCTCGTCTGGAGTCCCTCGGCAAATGCTAATGGATCGTATACATTTGTTGTTCAAATCAGTGATGGAACAGCATTTACTCACGACACAATAACTGTCCGAGTGAATAAGTTTGGAGATGTCAGCGGAAACGGTACGATTACTTCCTTCGATGCGGGAATGGTATTACGTGGTCAGGTAGGGGCGATTACGCTTACTGCGCTGCAAACGCTAGTCGGCAATGTCAGTGGCGATTCAACAATTTCTTCGGCGGATGCGTCGCTGATCCTGCAGTATGTTGTTGGTCTTATCAATTCGTTCCCGGGTGGAATGGGAAAGCGTGCACAATCTAATGCCGTACTTTCGGCATTTACGTTTAGAATAGCGCCAACTCAAGTTGCAGGTGATTATGAGCTTTTTGTTTCGGTGAATAAACCGTCTCAAGTGTTCGGTATAACTATGAGTTTAGGCTTTGATTCGTCAAAAGTTGTTGCCAAATCTATAAAGCAGACTGCGTTGACAGACAGCATGATGATTTCTTCCTATTTTCCGAAAGAAAGAGCCAATCTTGCGCTCGCCGGCACCAAACCGCTGAACACGGCGGGTGATATTGCACGGTTTATATTTACTTTAAAAGACAACACTATTTCGCCAAACGACGTTTTGTTTACGATGAAAAAGTTTATCTTAAACGAAACGGACTTTACCAATGAAATTCCGGGAATTACCCTTGGCGTAGCGGGGACGGCATCGTTACCGTTATCCTATTCACTGGAACAAAATTATCCAAACCCATTTAATCCTTCCACGACAATTAATTTTCAATTGCCGAAGGAAAGCAATGTTACGATCACCATTTATAATATGATTGGTCAAGAAGTGAAGACGTTGATCGAGACAGATCAGAACGCCGGATACCACTCTTTGTTATGGGATGGAACAGATGAAAATAATTCTGCTGTCTCCAGCGGAGTCTATTTTTATAAAATCATCGCTCAGGCTCAGGGTAAAATTGTGTTTAGCGATACCAAAAAAATGATGCTTTTAAAATAG
- a CDS encoding right-handed parallel beta-helix repeat-containing protein: MYRLILGLSILFILFSNTSLTQTNVSGSIPSDTIWTLALSPWIVTGTVTVPSGVTLTIQSGVVVKFSTATSLIVTGKIIADNVLFTSNSVTPASGDWSGIEFENSVNVGSLFKNNTVEYAGGGVTAAAIFYKTSAYGVPIERCTIRYSSTQGINARSSSPMITSSRLEKNGGYAIYSDLLSNFVVDSCSIVNNTIGGIRTSINSTNSITNSVIDTNGIGIFVDNSAMPSIRNNMIRKNSTGIQFTGVGTTQPIINNNTITGNIVWGFRNTGTASVVAKQNYWGSDMGPFHPSLNPTGLGDNVSGNVDFQPWKISSSLTRPYRIVSASIASNTVWSDSVYWITANISINVGITLTIKPGVIVKFGTGKRLTVSGTINAQGTTDSLIVFTSEKDDPYGGNTNGDTTGIGANRGDWDMVYITGAGSILSNCLFRYGGSTNNGNLRIDNSSTIVNNTFSTQSSYYGLYLNNANVTLSRVTTSGNSNAGMYLWNSNATIVGSTVNGNGYFGIWAQGTSRFSVVSSKIIGNANTGIHADYGTNYTTLVMLDSSVVSNNGGNGIYSFQSKGSQRISYSRIDGNVSNGIWINNLDSLVTIIGDTIVNNVGEGIVTSNAFITGNVIRKNRFPIALIGRLNSSYSGNTIDSNQYQNAIALRINRTEESFSDTLKAVMPAGMNSKVFVLYENSPGWGVLAGQTFVIDSGVIIKIVATEFLRIEGTIITLGTAQNPVVFTSFRDHSYGGKTNLTSDTAKAAPGDWEYIRIRTATANASILNNVVLKYGGGPSGSYSNLWLDGSVDLVTPIRNITSRRSRGMGVNIGDCIITFENCSIDSNASYGLYIEGNKPSDVTIRTSSISKNGSEGLRATNNSGFREISNCVVTLNGGWGIGTDNGTFPQVLSGNTVTFNGLVTGAGGIYNNSIVSATDLQYFGNFVEDNGGDGILSSRARFIDNKIRRNRFPISVWRKQGNIYKDNSGVDGNVITGNLYNNTIAIWQGAMSDTLRAAFPQAISSKTYTAIYNITVDAGTTLVIDSGVVVKFHSLLTSGYRNFNVYGTLIAQGTNTNPIIFTSWRDSTAGGKTTSLTDFVAPLPGDWEYIEFRNGSAASIVRNCQFRYGGRSGWGATYFDANLGGLIFSNNKIFGSLTSGITVEGTALTIDSTTVDSCGTYGIQLYNNTNNNVVLRHSKFLNNAEYGIWSQGSAKVSVISNCTVSGNKKTGIYLENNTIPLSVIGNVVNNNKDHGLYILARNDAVDTLIMIAGNKIRNNGLAGIFSSRAYVTDDSITGNKFPIGVTGQLSMDSTGTVNGNVYQNNVIVGNKHNNVLLTQGIVFGKLGMSLPANFSKVIAVRVDLSVPSGTTLKIAPGSIIKFAKEDGTGYIDIAGTILSEGTTRDKIVFTSWKDSTYGGNTNEDTSATLPSPGDWDRIYLNGSATNGSRFFHTIIRYGDYWGYGALDFNSTSAAVESSFISYSKYWGIQLNNCTSQLLGNEIHHNGNGVNISGSSVPAVNYNNIYLNTSTGLQSSFTGVTTNATNNFWGTANGPLKSTGPATGPNRSNLTGSGNKIVVSGTGDVNWDPYLTSRSGILPGDVSGNGQISAYDGSMILRFLVDPVNFNLSTIQRQAANVSGDTTVSAFDASYILRYVVGLISGFPGLGKQSLESDIVTAFSFNIVKGKNPDEFELIIHLNKPTNVYGLNFNLSYDTTLVQPISIVKTMESDSMVMFHHFPKGNANIAMSGIKPLNSEGDVARMTFKILSAAKAQQEVLFTVKKFVLNETDVTSDVGSIILKVEDFVEIPTTFGLSQNFPNPFNPVTTIQYQIPMASTVRIAIYNTLGQMVKMLTNSEQHPGFYSLQWNGRDDHNTAVASGIYIYRIDAISEGKSKFTQVKKMILLK, translated from the coding sequence ATGTATCGTTTGATACTAGGGTTATCGATATTATTTATTCTTTTCTCTAACACTTCTCTCACTCAAACCAACGTTTCTGGATCTATTCCATCGGATACGATTTGGACCCTTGCACTAAGTCCATGGATTGTAACAGGTACAGTTACTGTACCCAGCGGAGTAACGTTAACTATTCAATCCGGAGTGGTGGTGAAATTTTCAACGGCCACATCACTTATTGTTACGGGAAAAATTATTGCCGATAATGTACTATTCACTTCAAATTCGGTAACGCCCGCTTCGGGTGACTGGAGCGGAATTGAATTTGAAAATTCCGTCAACGTTGGTTCTCTCTTTAAAAATAATACAGTAGAATACGCAGGCGGTGGCGTAACTGCGGCTGCAATATTTTATAAAACAAGCGCCTATGGCGTTCCCATTGAACGATGCACAATCCGATACAGTTCAACTCAAGGTATTAACGCTCGATCTTCCTCACCGATGATTACCAGTTCCCGTTTAGAAAAGAACGGCGGCTATGCTATCTATAGCGATTTGCTCTCAAATTTTGTTGTTGATTCCTGCTCTATTGTCAATAATACAATCGGTGGTATACGAACATCGATCAATTCAACAAATTCTATAACGAATTCGGTGATCGATACAAACGGAATCGGAATTTTCGTGGACAACAGCGCGATGCCTTCGATTCGAAACAACATGATTCGGAAAAATTCCACCGGCATTCAATTTACCGGCGTTGGAACGACGCAGCCAATTATCAATAATAATACGATCACCGGAAATATTGTTTGGGGTTTTCGGAATACCGGTACGGCTTCGGTTGTTGCAAAACAAAATTATTGGGGTAGTGACATGGGGCCGTTTCATCCTTCCCTCAATCCCACCGGACTTGGTGACAACGTTTCCGGTAATGTTGATTTTCAACCATGGAAGATCTCAAGTTCCCTCACCCGTCCATATCGTATCGTCTCTGCAAGCATCGCATCCAATACCGTATGGTCGGACAGTGTGTATTGGATTACTGCAAATATTTCCATCAATGTAGGTATTACGTTAACCATAAAACCGGGAGTGATTGTAAAATTTGGTACTGGTAAACGGTTAACTGTATCCGGAACAATAAACGCTCAGGGGACAACCGATAGTTTGATTGTCTTTACGTCGGAAAAGGATGATCCTTATGGCGGAAATACCAACGGAGACACAACTGGTATCGGAGCGAATCGTGGAGATTGGGATATGGTATACATTACTGGAGCAGGAAGCATTCTTTCCAATTGTCTCTTCCGTTATGGCGGTTCAACGAATAATGGTAATCTGAGAATAGACAATAGTTCAACAATTGTGAATAATACTTTCAGCACACAAAGTTCTTATTATGGACTCTATCTTAACAATGCGAACGTGACACTTTCACGCGTTACGACGAGCGGAAACAGTAATGCCGGCATGTACCTTTGGAATTCAAACGCAACAATTGTTGGTTCAACAGTAAATGGAAATGGATATTTCGGAATTTGGGCACAAGGTACATCACGTTTTTCCGTGGTCTCATCAAAAATTATTGGTAACGCAAACACCGGAATCCATGCAGACTATGGTACGAACTATACGACATTGGTGATGCTGGACAGTTCAGTAGTATCGAACAACGGCGGGAATGGAATTTATAGTTTTCAAAGCAAAGGATCTCAACGCATTTCGTACAGTCGAATTGATGGCAACGTCTCCAATGGTATTTGGATCAATAATCTCGATAGTCTGGTCACAATTATTGGCGATACCATCGTAAATAATGTCGGTGAAGGTATCGTAACGTCGAATGCATTTATTACCGGCAATGTTATCCGAAAGAATCGTTTTCCAATTGCGTTGATCGGACGATTGAATAGTTCGTATTCCGGAAATACCATTGATAGCAATCAATACCAAAATGCCATTGCATTGAGAATTAATAGGACAGAGGAAAGTTTTTCAGATACGCTCAAAGCGGTAATGCCGGCCGGCATGAACTCAAAGGTTTTTGTATTGTATGAAAACTCTCCCGGCTGGGGCGTTTTGGCAGGCCAAACGTTCGTTATTGATTCCGGTGTTATCATTAAAATTGTAGCTACCGAATTTTTGCGTATAGAAGGAACTATCATCACTCTTGGAACTGCTCAAAATCCCGTTGTCTTTACATCGTTCCGTGATCATTCCTATGGAGGCAAAACAAATTTAACCAGCGATACGGCAAAAGCTGCTCCGGGAGATTGGGAATACATTCGAATTCGTACAGCAACGGCCAACGCATCCATATTGAATAATGTCGTCTTAAAATATGGCGGCGGCCCATCTGGTAGCTATAGTAATTTGTGGCTAGATGGCAGCGTCGATCTTGTGACACCGATACGAAATATTACGTCACGAAGATCAAGAGGGATGGGAGTTAACATTGGCGACTGCATTATAACATTTGAAAATTGTTCTATTGATAGTAATGCTTCCTATGGTTTATATATCGAAGGAAATAAACCGTCCGACGTTACCATACGAACATCGTCTATAAGCAAAAATGGAAGTGAAGGTTTACGCGCAACTAATAATTCTGGTTTCCGGGAAATATCCAATTGTGTGGTGACTTTGAACGGAGGTTGGGGAATCGGAACGGATAACGGCACATTCCCTCAAGTGTTATCTGGCAATACAGTTACATTCAATGGACTCGTAACCGGCGCCGGTGGTATTTATAATAATTCAATAGTCAGCGCAACCGATCTGCAGTATTTTGGTAACTTTGTTGAGGATAACGGCGGCGACGGTATATTAAGCAGTCGTGCACGGTTTATTGACAATAAAATCAGACGGAATCGTTTTCCCATATCGGTGTGGAGAAAACAAGGGAATATTTATAAGGATAATAGTGGTGTAGATGGTAATGTGATCACCGGTAATCTCTATAATAATACTATTGCAATTTGGCAAGGTGCAATGTCGGATACGTTGCGCGCAGCCTTTCCTCAAGCGATATCATCAAAAACGTACACCGCAATTTATAATATAACGGTTGATGCAGGAACAACCCTTGTTATTGATTCAGGTGTCGTCGTAAAATTTCACAGTCTCCTTACATCGGGTTACAGAAATTTCAATGTCTATGGAACCCTTATTGCACAAGGGACTAATACCAATCCAATTATTTTTACATCGTGGAGAGACAGTACCGCAGGAGGAAAAACAACTTCGCTAACCGATTTTGTCGCTCCGCTCCCCGGGGACTGGGAGTACATCGAGTTTAGGAATGGAAGCGCCGCATCGATTGTTCGTAATTGTCAATTTCGATATGGTGGTCGCAGTGGTTGGGGGGCAACATATTTTGATGCTAATCTTGGTGGTTTGATTTTCTCTAATAATAAAATTTTTGGATCATTAACATCAGGGATAACAGTAGAAGGAACGGCACTCACTATTGATAGCACAACGGTCGACAGTTGTGGAACATATGGTATTCAACTCTATAACAATACAAATAATAATGTTGTGCTTCGTCATTCAAAGTTTCTCAACAATGCAGAGTATGGAATTTGGTCTCAGGGATCTGCGAAAGTATCTGTAATATCAAACTGCACAGTTTCGGGAAACAAAAAAACGGGAATTTATCTGGAAAACAATACCATACCATTATCAGTGATTGGCAATGTTGTGAACAACAATAAAGATCATGGACTTTATATTCTTGCAAGAAACGATGCCGTTGATACGTTGATCATGATCGCTGGGAATAAAATTCGGAACAACGGGCTTGCAGGAATTTTCTCTTCTCGTGCATATGTTACGGATGATTCTATCACCGGTAATAAATTTCCTATCGGTGTAACAGGACAACTTTCAATGGATAGTACCGGAACAGTTAATGGAAATGTCTATCAAAATAATGTTATTGTGGGGAACAAACATAATAACGTTTTGCTAACACAAGGCATCGTGTTCGGAAAACTGGGAATGTCCTTGCCGGCAAACTTTTCAAAGGTGATTGCCGTTCGCGTTGATTTGTCCGTGCCATCCGGAACTACGCTTAAAATAGCACCAGGCAGCATCATAAAATTTGCGAAAGAAGATGGCACTGGATATATCGACATTGCGGGTACAATTCTTTCGGAAGGAACGACGAGAGATAAAATTGTTTTCACCTCATGGAAAGATTCCACATACGGCGGAAACACGAATGAGGATACTTCTGCTACACTCCCCTCCCCCGGCGATTGGGATCGAATTTATCTGAACGGTAGCGCAACCAACGGATCACGCTTCTTTCACACCATTATTCGGTATGGGGATTATTGGGGTTATGGTGCACTCGATTTCAATTCTACATCGGCAGCGGTTGAATCCAGCTTTATTTCGTATTCAAAATATTGGGGAATCCAGCTTAACAACTGCACATCCCAATTACTTGGGAACGAAATTCATCATAATGGGAACGGTGTTAATATAAGCGGTTCATCTGTTCCTGCAGTGAATTACAATAACATTTATCTTAATACATCAACCGGATTGCAGTCATCTTTTACCGGTGTAACAACAAATGCTACAAATAATTTTTGGGGAACTGCAAATGGCCCGTTGAAATCTACTGGACCTGCCACTGGACCGAACCGTTCCAATCTTACTGGTTCAGGGAACAAAATTGTTGTTTCTGGAACCGGTGACGTAAATTGGGATCCATACTTAACCAGTCGCTCGGGAATTCTGCCTGGCGACGTAAGCGGAAATGGACAAATTTCTGCTTATGATGGTTCAATGATTCTTCGATTTCTTGTCGATCCTGTCAATTTCAACCTTTCGACCATTCAACGTCAAGCTGCCAACGTAAGCGGCGATACCACCGTTAGCGCATTTGACGCCTCCTATATTTTACGATATGTTGTTGGATTGATTTCAGGATTTCCCGGTCTCGGAAAACAATCATTGGAAAGTGATATTGTTACCGCTTTTTCATTCAACATTGTCAAAGGGAAAAATCCGGATGAGTTCGAGCTTATCATTCATCTGAATAAACCAACGAATGTTTATGGATTGAATTTCAATTTATCGTATGATACTACCCTTGTTCAACCTATTTCTATTGTTAAAACAATGGAGTCAGACAGTATGGTGATGTTCCATCATTTCCCGAAAGGAAATGCCAACATCGCAATGTCAGGTATAAAACCATTGAATTCGGAGGGTGATGTTGCACGAATGACCTTTAAAATACTCAGTGCAGCAAAAGCACAACAGGAGGTATTGTTTACCGTGAAGAAGTTCGTATTAAATGAAACGGACGTTACCTCCGATGTGGGCTCTATCATATTGAAAGTGGAGGACTTTGTCGAAATTCCCACTACGTTTGGATTGTCGCAAAACTTTCCAAATCCGTTTAATCCGGTAACAACCATACAGTATCAGATTCCGATGGCGAGTACTGTAAGGATTGCGATTTACAATACGCTGGGTCAAATGGTAAAAATGTTGACCAATTCAGAACAGCATCCAGGATTTTATTCATTGCAATGGAATGGAAGAGATGATCATAACACCGCTGTGGCGAGCGGGATATATATTTATAGAATAGATGCAATAAGCGAGGGAAAAAGTAAATTCACTCAGGTGAAAAAAATGATTTTGCTAAAATAA
- the rfbC gene encoding dTDP-4-dehydrorhamnose 3,5-epimerase yields the protein MKFQKSPLDGVVVISPNVIRDDRGYFFEAFSKKRYSEICGDVDFVQDNVSESVKNTIRGLHYQIGEFAQGKLCKVLSGKVIDVAVDIRFGSPTFGKYFSVELSEENNAQLWIPPGFAHGFSVLSEKAVFHYKCTNYYSKAHERAIRYDDPSLNIEWETKNPLVSAKDLDAPFLQGIEKDFTIS from the coding sequence ATGAAATTCCAAAAAAGTCCATTAGATGGTGTTGTCGTTATTTCCCCAAATGTCATACGTGATGATCGCGGATATTTTTTCGAAGCGTTCAGTAAAAAACGATACAGTGAAATTTGCGGAGATGTTGATTTTGTCCAGGATAATGTCTCCGAATCCGTGAAAAACACCATTCGCGGATTACATTATCAAATTGGGGAATTTGCTCAGGGAAAATTATGTAAGGTTCTTTCCGGAAAAGTGATTGACGTTGCAGTCGATATCCGTTTCGGATCGCCTACATTTGGAAAATATTTTTCCGTTGAACTTTCGGAGGAAAATAACGCTCAGTTATGGATTCCACCCGGATTTGCTCATGGTTTTTCTGTTCTTTCCGAAAAAGCAGTGTTTCATTATAAATGTACCAATTACTATTCCAAGGCCCACGAACGAGCCATTCGATATGATGATCCTTCCCTTAATATAGAATGGGAGACAAAAAATCCGCTTGTTTCGGCCAAGGATCTTGATGCTCCGTTTTTGCAAGGAATCGAAAAAGATTTTACCATTTCGTAA
- the rfbA gene encoding glucose-1-phosphate thymidylyltransferase RfbA has product MKGIVLAGGSGTRLYPITRVYSKQLTNIYDKPLIYYPVSILMLGGIKDILIVSNKETIPMYQQLFGDGSHLGLSISYVLQQAPNGIAESFILGEQFIGNDNVTLILGDNIFYGQLDFFYNALKRKEGATIFGYRVNDPERYGVVEFNKSGKVISIEEKPKQPKSNFAVPGLYVYDNTVVEISKNIKPSPRGELEITDVNNTYMKSGKLQVEKIGRGVAWLDTGTPEALLQAANFFGVVEDRQGLKVACIEEIAYLMKFISQEQFESVINSIPRSGYRTYLERILHEE; this is encoded by the coding sequence ATGAAAGGTATTGTCCTCGCCGGAGGTTCAGGAACGCGTTTGTATCCAATTACAAGAGTCTACAGCAAGCAGCTCACGAATATCTACGATAAACCGTTGATCTATTACCCTGTTTCTATTCTCATGCTTGGAGGAATCAAAGATATTCTCATTGTGTCCAATAAAGAAACGATCCCAATGTATCAACAATTGTTTGGAGATGGTTCTCATCTTGGATTGTCCATCAGTTATGTATTGCAACAGGCACCGAATGGAATCGCAGAATCGTTCATTCTTGGAGAACAGTTTATTGGTAATGATAATGTCACTCTGATTCTCGGTGACAATATTTTTTACGGTCAATTGGACTTCTTTTACAATGCCTTGAAACGAAAAGAAGGAGCAACAATATTCGGTTACCGTGTGAATGATCCTGAACGATATGGAGTGGTAGAATTCAACAAAAGCGGTAAAGTAATTTCTATTGAAGAAAAGCCAAAACAACCGAAATCGAATTTTGCAGTGCCGGGTCTTTATGTCTATGACAATACTGTCGTAGAGATTTCGAAAAATATAAAACCTTCTCCGCGCGGCGAACTGGAAATTACCGATGTGAATAATACGTATATGAAATCGGGAAAACTCCAGGTAGAAAAAATCGGACGAGGCGTTGCATGGCTGGATACCGGAACACCGGAAGCGTTGCTGCAAGCAGCGAACTTTTTTGGAGTTGTTGAAGACCGACAAGGATTGAAGGTTGCGTGTATTGAAGAGATAGCATATTTAATGAAGTTTATTAGCCAAGAACAGTTTGAATCAGTTATTAATAGCATTCCCCGTTCCGGGTATCGCACATATCTTGAAAGAATTTTACACGAAGAATAA